From a single Paenibacillus sp. FSL W8-0426 genomic region:
- the spoVAE gene encoding stage V sporulation protein AE, with protein sequence MQFLWAFIIGGLICVIGQILMDGVKLTPAHTMSTLVVAGALADAFGWYDPLVKFAGAGASIPITSFGNSLVHGALTELERDGWLGVITGIFDVTAAGISSAIIFSFLAALVVRPKG encoded by the coding sequence ATGCAGTTTTTGTGGGCTTTTATCATCGGGGGCCTCATCTGCGTGATTGGGCAAATTTTGATGGACGGCGTCAAGCTGACCCCTGCGCATACGATGAGTACGCTGGTCGTGGCTGGTGCGTTGGCTGATGCGTTCGGATGGTACGATCCGCTTGTCAAGTTCGCTGGCGCGGGGGCATCCATTCCGATTACGAGCTTTGGCAACTCGTTGGTTCATGGGGCGCTGACCGAATTGGAACGCGATGGATGGCTCGGTGTCATTACGGGCATCTTTGACGTGACCGCGGCGGGCATTTCCTCGGCGATTATTTTTTCCTTTCTGGCGGCATTGGTCGTCCGTCCCAAAGGATAA
- the spoVAD gene encoding stage V sporulation protein AD yields the protein MKRVGRQTWQFDSRPRLIGRATVVGPDEGQGPLASDFDYVYDTLEMGEKTWEKAERKLLEKATQLALINANITKEELHFFVGGDLMNQIISSSFSARQLGAPYLGVFGACSTSMETLALASMIVDSGAGDYVLAGTVSHNCTVEKQFRYPTEYGSQKPPYAQYTVTGSGCSVVARTGEGPAVTRATIGRVMDMGIKDPFNMGAAMAPAAADTIVSHFRDTQLDPSYYDLIVTGDLASVGLPITKELLQKEGISMEQTTFNDCGLMIYDRDKQPQVVAGGSGCGCSATVTYGHILNRMQEGELKRVLVVATGALLSPLSYQQGESIPCIAHAVAIEKED from the coding sequence ATGAAAAGGGTCGGCCGTCAGACCTGGCAGTTCGACAGCCGTCCCCGTCTCATCGGCCGAGCGACGGTCGTAGGGCCGGACGAGGGGCAGGGACCGCTCGCTTCCGATTTCGACTATGTATACGACACGCTTGAAATGGGCGAGAAGACGTGGGAGAAAGCGGAGCGCAAACTGCTGGAAAAAGCGACTCAACTGGCGCTGATCAATGCCAATATCACCAAGGAGGAGCTTCATTTCTTCGTTGGCGGTGACCTGATGAACCAGATCATTAGCAGCTCCTTTTCCGCAAGGCAGCTGGGAGCGCCTTATTTGGGCGTGTTCGGGGCGTGCTCCACATCGATGGAAACGCTGGCGCTGGCCTCCATGATCGTCGATTCCGGAGCCGGAGATTACGTGTTGGCCGGTACGGTGAGCCACAATTGCACGGTGGAGAAGCAGTTCCGCTATCCGACGGAATACGGCTCGCAGAAGCCGCCGTATGCCCAATATACCGTTACCGGTTCAGGCTGCAGCGTCGTGGCTCGTACCGGAGAAGGCCCTGCCGTTACAAGGGCAACCATCGGAAGAGTCATGGACATGGGCATTAAGGATCCGTTCAACATGGGCGCTGCGATGGCTCCCGCAGCAGCCGATACCATCGTCTCCCACTTCCGGGATACCCAGCTTGACCCCAGTTATTACGACCTGATCGTCACCGGCGATCTGGCTTCCGTGGGACTGCCGATCACAAAGGAATTGCTTCAGAAGGAAGGTATCTCTATGGAGCAGACGACGTTCAACGATTGCGGTTTGATGATCTATGATCGGGACAAGCAGCCCCAAGTCGTTGCAGGAGGCAGCGGCTGCGGTTGTTCGGCGACTGTAACGTATGGCCACATATTGAACCGAATGCAGGAAGGCGAACTGAAGCGGGTGCTCGTCGTTGCTACAGGGGCTTTGCTGTCCCCGCTATCGTACCAACAGGGTGAAAGCATTCCATGCATCGCGCATGCGGTCGCCATTGAAAAGGAGGATTAA
- the spoVAC gene encoding stage V sporulation protein AC produces the protein MPTQTKGFGSGKKASSISISEQEYKKVAKKHEPARPIWGNCVKAFFVGGTICLIGQAIQQAFMAGFDMTSKQASSPTVAVMILISVILTCLGVYDKIAQWAGAGTAVPVTGFANSMCSAALEHRAEGLVLGVGANMFKLAGSVIVFGVVAAFIIGVVYAFLGFGGGHL, from the coding sequence TTGCCAACTCAAACGAAGGGATTCGGCAGTGGGAAAAAAGCATCGTCCATATCCATCAGCGAGCAGGAGTACAAGAAGGTTGCCAAAAAACATGAACCGGCACGGCCGATCTGGGGCAATTGCGTTAAGGCCTTTTTTGTGGGCGGCACGATCTGCCTGATCGGACAAGCGATCCAACAGGCTTTTATGGCAGGCTTTGACATGACGTCCAAGCAAGCGTCAAGTCCTACCGTGGCGGTCATGATTTTGATTTCGGTCATTTTGACGTGTTTGGGCGTTTACGACAAAATCGCCCAATGGGCCGGAGCGGGAACGGCCGTGCCTGTAACCGGGTTCGCCAACTCCATGTGTTCCGCCGCGCTTGAGCATCGGGCGGAGGGCCTTGTCCTCGGCGTCGGTGCGAACATGTTCAAGCTGGCCGGCTCGGTCATCGTCTTTGGCGTCGTCGCCGCGTTTATTATCGGCGTCGTGTATGCCTTTCTCGGATTCGGGGGTGGGCATTTATGA
- a CDS encoding M42 family metallopeptidase: MNQKTLDMFRTLTEFPSVSGFERELRAWMKEQMSAYTQEFVQDRLGSLFGVLRGEETGPKVMVAGHFDEVGFMTTGITETGMIKFRPLGGWWSQAVLSQRLQIITPDRRITGVVGSTPTHLLDESQRSKPVDLNHMYLDIGADNREEAESWGIHPGMQIVPICEFTPLANPKKIMAKAWDNRYGVGLALELLEELHKEQLPNTLYSGATVQEELGLRGARTAASLIQPDIFFALDCSAANDMTGDKQSFGHIGQGALLRIFDPTMFTHRGIVEYVQDTASTNQIKMQYFISPGGTDAGQVHLSGIGVPSTVIGICARYIHTSSSIIHTDDYDAAKELLVKLVKGLDRTTLNTIIDNA, encoded by the coding sequence ATGAATCAAAAAACGCTGGACATGTTTCGCACATTGACCGAATTTCCGTCCGTTTCGGGTTTTGAGCGCGAACTGCGCGCTTGGATGAAAGAACAAATGTCGGCTTACACGCAAGAATTCGTTCAGGACCGATTGGGAAGTCTTTTCGGCGTACTGCGCGGGGAAGAAACCGGACCGAAAGTCATGGTAGCCGGTCATTTTGACGAAGTGGGCTTTATGACGACAGGCATTACGGAGACCGGCATGATCAAGTTCCGTCCACTCGGCGGATGGTGGAGCCAGGCCGTGCTGTCGCAGCGATTGCAGATCATTACGCCCGATCGCCGGATTACAGGCGTAGTCGGATCGACACCTACCCATTTGCTGGACGAATCCCAACGCAGCAAACCCGTCGATCTGAACCACATGTATCTGGACATCGGAGCGGATAACCGGGAAGAAGCCGAATCATGGGGCATCCATCCAGGCATGCAAATCGTGCCGATCTGCGAGTTCACACCGCTCGCCAATCCGAAAAAAATCATGGCGAAAGCTTGGGATAACCGTTACGGGGTTGGCTTGGCGCTGGAACTTTTGGAGGAACTGCACAAGGAGCAGCTGCCGAACACGCTCTACAGCGGCGCAACCGTTCAGGAAGAACTGGGTCTACGCGGTGCTCGTACGGCAGCGAGCCTCATTCAGCCTGACATTTTCTTTGCACTCGATTGCAGTGCAGCCAATGACATGACCGGCGACAAACAATCGTTCGGACATATCGGCCAAGGCGCCCTGCTGCGAATCTTCGACCCGACCATGTTCACCCACCGCGGCATTGTGGAATACGTGCAGGATACGGCTTCCACGAATCAGATCAAAATGCAGTATTTCATCTCTCCGGGCGGCACGGACGCCGGACAGGTTCATCTGAGCGGCATCGGAGTGCCTTCTACGGTCATCGGCATTTGCGCGCGCTACATCCATACGTCTTCTTCCATTATCCATACGGATGATTACGATGCGGCGAAAGAGCTGCTCGTGAAGCTGGTCAAAGGTCTGGACCGGACCACGCTGAATACCATTATTGATAACGCCTGA
- a CDS encoding metal-dependent hydrolase, with protein sequence MMGRSHLIIGTGVSLSVLQFAGVPVTVPAVAAALIGSLLPDIDEPNSLLVSKALPNGLLRLLQTILLPAAVFVYFVVPAKPWNLLLAALIALVSFLPSRSLRKVLMFAIGLGLVFYGHSLAPWNLIGGSLLMLCTTLTHRGLTHTLYGTAVWTGLLYATTQQQQGDAIWLAGGSAYAMHLLADSLTNRGIKPLPPLKWRIRANLMSTGSRHGAVVENVCIVLTLILAWIAFSPMFL encoded by the coding sequence ATGATGGGAAGATCCCACCTCATTATCGGGACAGGCGTTTCTCTTTCTGTCCTTCAATTTGCGGGCGTGCCTGTAACCGTTCCTGCCGTTGCCGCGGCGTTAATCGGTTCGCTGCTGCCGGACATCGACGAACCGAATTCCTTGCTGGTGTCCAAGGCGCTGCCAAACGGCTTGCTTCGGCTGCTTCAAACGATTCTGCTTCCTGCGGCCGTGTTCGTTTATTTTGTCGTTCCGGCCAAACCGTGGAATTTGCTGCTTGCCGCGCTGATCGCGCTCGTTTCTTTTTTGCCGTCCAGGTCGCTGCGCAAGGTGTTGATGTTTGCGATCGGGCTTGGCCTTGTGTTTTATGGCCATTCGCTTGCACCCTGGAACTTGATCGGGGGAAGCTTGCTCATGCTCTGCACCACGCTCACGCATCGGGGACTTACGCATACGCTGTATGGAACCGCCGTATGGACGGGGCTGTTGTATGCGACAACCCAGCAGCAGCAGGGGGATGCCATCTGGCTGGCCGGAGGTTCGGCTTATGCCATGCATCTTCTTGCCGATTCGCTGACGAATCGCGGCATCAAGCCGTTGCCGCCATTGAAGTGGCGGATCCGCGCCAACTTGATGAGCACCGGATCAAGGCATGGGGCCGTGGTTGAAAACGTATGTATCGTGTTGACGCTGATTTTGGCCTGGATCGCCTTTTCGCCGATGTTTTTATGA
- the nirB gene encoding nitrite reductase large subunit NirB — MNGNREKLVIIGNGMAGISTVEQILKLSSRFDITVIGTEPYPNYNRIMLSYVLEGSKTIDDIVLNDLHWYEDYGITLHTGTTATRIDAETREVVTDAGTTIPYDKVIIATGSSSFILPVPGHDKQGVVGFRDIADCNEMLEAAKQYKKAAVIGGGLLGLEAAKGLVQLGMDVSVVHLMQDLMERQLDPQAAAMLKAELERQGIKFKMGAETKELIGGERVQGLRFADDSVLDADFVVMAVGIKPNTSVARESGIEVNRGIVVNDYLQTSMENVYSVGECTEHRGTCYGLVAPLFEQGMVLAKHICGVETAPYEGSVVSTKLKISGVDVFSTGEFLDSPEHTIISHKDDWKRTYKKILLRDNIMVGAVLFGDITDSAELQKLIKQQAVMTDDLYAALMGTGCGGHKKATSVETMPEDEIVCGCNGVTKGAIVDAITNQGLSSVDEIKACTGATRSCGGCKPVVEQILQYVLGDGFTSGAKQGICSCTSLSRDEIVAEIREKGLQTSKEVMNVLGWTQPEGCSKCRPAINYYLGMIYPDTHEDEKESRFVNERMNANIQKDGTYTVVPRMYGGVTTPEELKRIADISVKYDVKAVKVTGGQRLDLIGVKKEDLPQVWAELDMPSGYAYAKSLRTVKTCVGSQFCRFGTQDSMAMGALLERKFERLDLPAKFKMAVNGCPRNCAESCTKDIGIVGNDGGWELFIGGNGGIKARLADSLCKVKTDEELIELCGAIIQYYRETGNYLERTSEWVERIGLEQIRSVVVDNIEERKALMARIEFALQQVEDPWKKALRNEQGQSKLFQGIEVAARP, encoded by the coding sequence ATGAACGGGAATAGAGAAAAGTTAGTTATTATCGGAAACGGCATGGCAGGAATCAGCACGGTGGAGCAAATTCTGAAACTCAGCTCCCGCTTTGACATTACCGTCATTGGAACAGAACCTTATCCCAACTACAATCGCATCATGCTTTCTTATGTGCTGGAAGGCAGCAAAACGATCGACGACATCGTGCTGAACGATCTGCACTGGTATGAGGACTACGGCATTACCCTGCATACAGGCACAACCGCTACACGCATTGACGCGGAAACACGCGAAGTCGTAACCGACGCGGGCACAACAATTCCTTATGACAAAGTGATCATCGCCACAGGCTCCAGTTCGTTTATCCTTCCGGTTCCGGGACATGACAAACAGGGCGTCGTCGGTTTCCGGGACATCGCGGATTGCAACGAAATGCTCGAAGCGGCCAAGCAATACAAAAAAGCGGCGGTCATCGGCGGCGGACTCCTCGGCCTCGAAGCGGCTAAAGGTCTCGTACAGCTCGGCATGGACGTTAGCGTGGTGCACTTGATGCAGGACTTGATGGAACGTCAGCTTGATCCGCAAGCCGCAGCCATGCTGAAGGCGGAACTGGAGCGACAAGGCATCAAATTCAAAATGGGCGCGGAAACGAAGGAGTTGATCGGCGGCGAGCGCGTGCAGGGCCTTCGATTCGCCGACGATTCGGTGCTGGATGCGGATTTCGTCGTGATGGCGGTCGGCATCAAGCCAAACACAAGCGTGGCCCGCGAGAGCGGCATCGAAGTGAACCGCGGGATCGTGGTCAACGATTATTTGCAAACCTCGATGGAAAACGTCTATTCTGTCGGCGAGTGTACCGAGCATCGCGGCACCTGTTACGGCCTCGTTGCCCCATTGTTCGAACAGGGCATGGTTCTGGCGAAACATATTTGCGGCGTGGAAACGGCTCCGTATGAAGGCTCGGTGGTATCCACGAAACTGAAAATATCGGGCGTCGACGTGTTCTCGACAGGCGAATTCCTGGACAGTCCCGAACATACGATCATTTCGCACAAAGACGACTGGAAACGCACGTACAAAAAAATATTGCTGCGCGACAACATCATGGTCGGGGCCGTGCTGTTCGGGGACATCACCGATTCAGCCGAGCTGCAAAAATTAATCAAACAACAGGCGGTAATGACCGATGACCTGTACGCTGCACTCATGGGTACCGGCTGCGGCGGCCACAAAAAGGCTACCTCCGTGGAAACGATGCCTGAAGACGAGATCGTTTGCGGCTGTAACGGCGTTACCAAAGGGGCCATCGTGGATGCCATTACCAATCAAGGGCTGAGCAGCGTGGACGAGATCAAAGCCTGCACGGGTGCAACCCGTTCTTGCGGCGGCTGTAAACCGGTCGTGGAACAGATTTTGCAATATGTACTTGGAGACGGCTTCACAAGCGGAGCCAAACAAGGCATCTGCAGCTGTACCTCATTAAGCCGGGACGAAATCGTGGCCGAAATCCGGGAAAAAGGACTGCAAACAAGCAAAGAAGTCATGAACGTGCTTGGTTGGACCCAGCCTGAGGGATGCTCGAAATGCCGTCCAGCCATCAACTATTACCTGGGCATGATTTACCCTGACACGCATGAGGACGAGAAAGAATCTCGTTTCGTGAACGAACGCATGAACGCCAACATTCAAAAAGACGGTACGTATACCGTTGTACCGCGCATGTATGGCGGGGTAACTACGCCGGAGGAACTGAAACGCATTGCCGACATTTCGGTGAAATACGACGTCAAAGCCGTGAAAGTAACGGGCGGGCAGCGACTCGACCTGATCGGGGTTAAGAAAGAAGACCTGCCACAAGTATGGGCCGAACTGGATATGCCTTCAGGTTACGCGTACGCCAAATCGCTGCGCACGGTCAAAACATGTGTTGGATCGCAATTCTGCCGCTTCGGTACGCAGGATTCGATGGCCATGGGCGCGCTGCTGGAGCGCAAGTTCGAACGCCTTGATCTGCCTGCCAAATTCAAGATGGCCGTGAACGGCTGCCCGCGGAACTGCGCGGAATCGTGCACGAAGGATATCGGGATCGTGGGCAACGATGGCGGCTGGGAGCTGTTCATCGGCGGCAATGGCGGCATCAAAGCCCGCTTGGCCGACTCGCTCTGCAAAGTGAAAACCGACGAGGAGCTGATCGAGCTGTGCGGTGCGATCATCCAATATTACCGCGAAACAGGCAATTATCTGGAGCGGACGTCGGAGTGGGTAGAGCGCATCGGACTAGAGCAGATCCGGTCGGTCGTGGTAGACAATATCGAGGAACGCAAAGCATTGATGGCCCGAATCGAGTTCGCCTTACAGCAAGTCGAGGACCCTTGGAAAAAAGCATTGCGGAACGAACAAGGACAAAGCAAGCTCTTTCAAGGCATCGAGGTGGCAGCTCGTCCATAA
- the nirD gene encoding nitrite reductase small subunit NirD — MTTKQTGTYFAAGEIEEFLPRIGRVVDIEGHELAVFRASDGTVFAVDNSNPHPKGGPLAEGIVSGHYLYDPLYDWKIDLSTGLVQAPDEGQVRMYPVKIEDGRVWISI, encoded by the coding sequence ATGACGACCAAGCAAACGGGAACGTATTTCGCAGCGGGAGAGATTGAGGAATTTCTGCCGCGCATCGGAAGAGTGGTTGATATTGAGGGCCATGAGCTGGCCGTTTTCCGTGCTTCCGACGGGACTGTATTCGCTGTGGACAACAGCAATCCTCACCCTAAAGGCGGACCGCTGGCGGAAGGCATCGTGTCAGGACATTATTTGTACGACCCGCTCTACGATTGGAAAATCGACCTCAGCACAGGCTTGGTGCAAGCTCCCGATGAGGGTCAAGTCCGCATGTATCCGGTAAAAATCGAGGATGGCAGAGTCTGGATCTCCATATAA
- a CDS encoding formate/nitrite transporter family protein, whose translation MYTPNVEGIIEAAVKKRDAMNNSLPRYMVSALMAGAYVGLGIILIFSIGAPLLAAKSPLQMMLMGMSFGLALTLVIFAGSELFTGNNMFFTMSTLAGRTTVKDTLKNWGLVFLGNLIGAVLLCLLILGSGLFKSAAPEHIIFAVSAKKMAAPVTELFFRGILCNWLVCLAIWMSARSKEDIAKLVLIWWCLYAFIASGYEHSVANMTLLSLSWLLPNHPDTITLAGWFHNMIPVTLGNIVGGALFVGMAYWYVSPVRKKARP comes from the coding sequence ATGTACACACCTAATGTTGAAGGCATTATTGAAGCCGCCGTCAAAAAGCGGGACGCGATGAACAACAGCCTGCCGCGCTATATGGTATCCGCCCTGATGGCGGGCGCTTACGTGGGTCTGGGCATCATTCTCATTTTCAGCATCGGCGCCCCGCTGCTCGCGGCCAAATCGCCCCTGCAAATGATGCTGATGGGCATGTCCTTCGGACTTGCGCTCACACTGGTCATTTTTGCCGGTTCCGAGCTGTTTACGGGCAATAATATGTTTTTTACGATGAGCACGCTCGCCGGGCGCACCACGGTGAAAGATACGCTGAAAAACTGGGGCCTCGTCTTCCTTGGCAACCTGATCGGCGCCGTGCTGCTCTGCCTGCTGATATTGGGCAGCGGTCTATTCAAAAGCGCGGCCCCGGAGCATATTATTTTTGCCGTATCGGCCAAAAAAATGGCCGCCCCCGTCACCGAGTTGTTCTTTCGCGGCATCCTGTGTAACTGGCTTGTCTGTCTCGCCATCTGGATGTCCGCCCGCTCCAAGGAAGACATCGCCAAGCTGGTGCTGATCTGGTGGTGCCTGTACGCCTTTATCGCCAGCGGATACGAGCATAGCGTGGCCAATATGACGCTGCTTTCCCTGTCCTGGCTTCTTCCGAACCATCCGGATACGATTACGCTCGCAGGCTGGTTCCATAACATGATTCCGGTTACGCTGGGCAATATCGTCGGCGGAGCGCTTTTTGTCGGCATGGCGTATTGGTACGTGTCCCCTGTACGCAAAAAAGCAAGGCCGTAA